From Pseudanabaena sp. PCC 6802, one genomic window encodes:
- a CDS encoding ABC transporter ATP-binding protein, with amino-acid sequence MSKRSAYWQLSEYIRPHWLLISKALFCTVGFIGTMPLLAHILGLVSKAIGSGDVAGITRISGFTLIMFVFRGLFQYGQDAMMSQAALKVALDLRVKVYAHLHRLDLDYFAESRTGDLTYRLTEDIDRIGEVIGKFFHQFVPSVLQLVFILAYMIYLNWVLTITVLVVAPAIAVLIAWFGNRMLELSRRSQDQVSSLSSLLSEVFNGIRLIRAFATERYEIKRFRAEAEQNRVRKYATDQIKAIQYPVIGFIEATGIIILFWLAGWQISQGQLTGDQFVAFGASVALLIDPIVNTTSSYNELKQAEASVDRIFEIFQIQPTVKQKPNAPDLPAVTGKIEYRHVSFAYSPPTGDRENGAERKPPKLTLDDIDFIAFPGEVIALVGSTGAGKSTLVNLLLRFYDPHEGKIYIDGFDIQDVTLSSLRRQMAIVPQETILFSGTIASNIAFGQENFDLAAVEEAAKVANAHGFISQLPQGYQTWVGERGVNLSGGQRQRIAIARAVLQNPNILILDEATSALDSESEALVQEALQRLMQGRTVFVIAHRLATVRNSDRIFVLEQGKIIESGTHDELIAQAGRYAQFHARQFQ; translated from the coding sequence TTGAGTAAGCGATCTGCCTACTGGCAATTAAGTGAATATATCCGCCCGCACTGGCTGCTAATTTCCAAAGCATTGTTCTGCACGGTGGGGTTTATTGGGACTATGCCCCTGCTAGCCCACATCCTGGGGCTGGTGTCCAAAGCGATCGGCTCGGGCGATGTGGCTGGTATTACCAGAATTTCTGGCTTTACGTTGATCATGTTTGTATTTCGGGGGCTATTCCAGTACGGACAGGATGCCATGATGTCGCAGGCTGCCCTCAAGGTAGCGCTAGATTTGCGGGTGAAGGTATACGCCCACCTGCATCGTCTGGATTTAGATTATTTTGCCGAATCGCGCACGGGCGATCTGACCTATCGGCTTACGGAAGATATCGATCGCATTGGGGAAGTAATCGGTAAGTTCTTTCATCAGTTTGTGCCATCGGTATTGCAACTCGTATTTATCCTGGCATACATGATCTACCTCAACTGGGTGCTCACGATTACAGTGCTGGTGGTTGCGCCCGCGATCGCCGTTTTGATTGCCTGGTTTGGGAATAGAATGCTGGAACTATCGCGCCGCAGCCAGGATCAAGTGTCCAGCTTGTCATCGCTGCTATCGGAGGTATTCAACGGTATCCGCCTCATTCGCGCTTTTGCGACTGAGAGGTATGAAATTAAGCGATTTCGGGCTGAGGCGGAGCAAAATCGCGTGCGTAAATACGCTACTGACCAGATTAAGGCAATTCAGTACCCCGTCATTGGTTTTATTGAGGCAACGGGGATTATTATTCTGTTCTGGTTAGCTGGTTGGCAAATATCGCAAGGACAGCTTACGGGCGACCAGTTTGTTGCCTTTGGCGCATCGGTGGCATTGCTAATCGACCCAATTGTAAATACCACCAGCAGCTACAACGAACTCAAACAAGCAGAAGCATCCGTAGACCGCATCTTTGAGATTTTTCAGATTCAGCCCACGGTCAAACAAAAGCCCAACGCTCCCGATCTGCCAGCCGTTACGGGTAAAATCGAATATCGTCATGTCAGTTTTGCCTATAGTCCTCCCACTGGCGATCGGGAAAATGGTGCCGAGAGGAAACCTCCCAAACTCACGTTGGATGATATTGACTTCATCGCCTTCCCCGGTGAAGTAATTGCCCTGGTTGGTTCCACTGGTGCAGGCAAATCCACGCTGGTAAATCTGCTATTGCGTTTCTATGACCCGCATGAGGGCAAAATCTATATCGATGGATTTGATATCCAGGATGTCACTCTATCGAGTCTCCGCCGACAAATGGCGATCGTGCCACAGGAAACGATTCTCTTTTCCGGTACGATCGCTTCTAATATCGCCTTTGGTCAAGAGAACTTCGATCTAGCCGCTGTGGAAGAGGCAGCGAAAGTCGCAAACGCCCACGGATTTATTTCCCAATTACCGCAGGGATATCAGACGTGGGTGGGAGAACGCGGCGTGAATCTATCCGGCGGACAGAGACAACGCATTGCGATCGCCCGTGCCGTCCTCCAAAATCCCAATATTCTCATTCTCGACGAAGCCACATCGGCATTAGACTCTGAATCTGAAGCATTGGTGCAGGAGGCTTTGCAACGGCTCATGCAGGGACGTACTGTATTCGTAATTGCTCACCGCCTGGCGACAGTCAGAAATAGCGATCGCATCTTCGTCTTAGAGCAGGGCAAGATTATCGAATCCGGCACGCACGACGAACTGATCGCTCAAGCCGGACGCTATGCTCAATTTCACGCCCGCCAGTTTCAGTAG
- a CDS encoding S8 family serine peptidase codes for MASNLALDNQPIKTNREVVSPASADAAARVEPVAANGLDTNAGTDAGVGDVRKFGSSDSDSSPALVDPTTGEIVAEPDLNTMGKMGFLGSTDSDRSTDVDAIATEVTAATVAPLPAPELEPSNQPLVGIVDTGFNFAEVNVKRGNISLGWDRVGKDNDPLIKSGEGSDHGTHILSAIAAQPDETTGVGGINPDAPLWLGRAVGSGEWAESLVEFVDAARAAGQKNAIANLSFDLTQRNIDGSVTTRTALTPQEEAALAYAQENQVLVVVAAGNQNGEMSALGQASLRFDNVISVGAIAGENRAAYASYGNGLDVVADGGTPENPVLSRMGDCMGAMAGTSVAAAQVTGVASKVWAANPDLNYQQVAKILEQSASDRDIPGWDRQTGFGQVDEDSAVALARNTKAEALQARQSNGVVPVKFDAELMAESGVVASERAADVGGAAGGFGGGFGGGTSGGGSSGSGGGGTLSGLSTGLSSGSSSFGSSSLYDTSYSSLSSGLGSSYSSSTSGIGSTLSSFGSTSLVSSPFSSSSTSGIGGTLSSFGSTYSSSGLSSNTSAAGSSLVSSMSNSLNNSPFGSIFNDDGSLNDAGKSAVSGAGLSSLYQQSSFSDPLVVNTLLAGASSASTNTSSSSSSAFGNYPSSSSVGSTLNNSSLKDASASFGYTPAYYNDLNSTSTSSNLVGGGATGMNSLANNGSGFDPNLNAQLTNVDLSAQATTPANEPVADPGTGAVADFNTQPASDPGTGAVADFNIQPASPADNNNTTIADLAHNPNSDNSDVQILSTNSDASSDPVTPNPDSNGTGAFADFNQQPAAPTIAPTNEQTANNYNNVTGAIADFNQQPAAPAIAPTNEPTANNNNNGNNAIGGVIVPGASSLTDPNNAIAPTNNDNGGNAIANFNPPEIAPTNEPTANNDNGGNAIGGVVVPGASSLTDPNNAIAPTNNDKGSNAIANLTPPAIAPTNEPIANNDNGVKDAIATFTPPAIAPTNEQIANNDNGGNAISGVVVSGANALTDPNNAIASTNNNDGGTSGAFANVATSGVTNTPTTLDQVVNTTVQTATDFAQNNPDLVSALAVNAIAGGITPKSYVDKAADFVSNTINTAAGAIDRTIQQAAENDNYRDLHTDDPAEQAFNGLVAAGKIPLDTIARIWLAVTTTRSNHLW; via the coding sequence TTGGCAAGCAATCTGGCGCTGGATAACCAGCCTATTAAAACCAATAGGGAGGTAGTGTCGCCCGCGAGTGCAGACGCAGCAGCTCGGGTTGAGCCTGTGGCGGCAAATGGCTTAGACACTAATGCGGGCACTGATGCGGGCGTTGGTGATGTGAGGAAATTTGGTAGCTCGGACAGTGACAGCAGTCCGGCACTGGTAGACCCGACTACGGGTGAAATCGTGGCCGAACCCGACCTGAATACGATGGGTAAAATGGGTTTCCTGGGCAGTACTGACAGCGATCGCAGTACCGATGTAGATGCGATCGCTACAGAGGTAACCGCTGCCACGGTGGCACCATTGCCAGCACCAGAGCTAGAGCCGTCTAACCAGCCATTGGTGGGGATAGTGGATACGGGATTTAATTTTGCGGAGGTAAACGTTAAGCGCGGCAATATTAGCTTGGGATGGGATCGCGTCGGTAAGGATAACGACCCCTTAATCAAATCTGGGGAAGGTAGCGACCATGGCACGCATATCCTGAGCGCGATCGCGGCGCAACCGGATGAAACTACAGGTGTAGGCGGCATCAACCCTGATGCACCGTTGTGGCTGGGTCGAGCCGTGGGTTCGGGAGAGTGGGCGGAGTCGTTGGTGGAGTTTGTGGATGCGGCACGGGCAGCGGGGCAAAAGAATGCGATCGCTAACCTGAGCTTTGACCTGACGCAACGCAATATCGACGGCAGCGTGACGACGCGGACGGCACTGACACCCCAAGAAGAAGCGGCACTGGCGTACGCGCAGGAAAATCAGGTGTTGGTAGTGGTGGCGGCAGGGAACCAGAATGGGGAAATGTCGGCACTGGGGCAAGCTTCGTTGCGGTTTGACAATGTCATTAGCGTAGGTGCGATCGCTGGGGAGAATCGGGCGGCTTATGCCAGTTATGGGAATGGGTTGGACGTAGTTGCGGATGGCGGTACGCCGGAAAATCCCGTCCTGTCGCGGATGGGTGATTGTATGGGTGCGATGGCGGGCACGTCGGTGGCGGCGGCGCAGGTGACAGGTGTGGCATCGAAGGTGTGGGCGGCGAATCCGGATTTGAACTACCAGCAGGTGGCAAAGATTCTGGAGCAGTCGGCAAGCGATCGCGATATCCCTGGTTGGGACAGGCAAACGGGGTTTGGCCAGGTGGATGAGGACTCGGCGGTAGCGCTGGCGCGCAATACTAAGGCAGAGGCGTTGCAGGCACGGCAGTCGAATGGGGTGGTGCCGGTAAAGTTTGATGCGGAGTTGATGGCTGAAAGTGGAGTAGTTGCCAGCGAACGGGCGGCTGATGTTGGTGGTGCTGCGGGTGGCTTTGGTGGGGGCTTTGGCGGTGGTACCTCTGGCGGTGGTAGTTCCGGTTCGGGCGGCGGTGGCACTTTGTCCGGCTTGTCAACAGGGCTTTCTAGCGGCAGCAGTTCCTTTGGCTCTAGTTCTTTGTATGACACTAGCTATTCTAGCCTTTCCTCTGGTTTGGGGAGTTCGTACTCAAGTAGCACTTCGGGCATCGGCAGCACGCTGAGTTCGTTTGGCAGCACAAGTCTTGTGAGTAGTCCGTTTAGCTCAAGTAGTACCTCGGGAATTGGTGGCACGCTCAGCTCGTTTGGCTCTACATATAGCTCGAGTGGTTTGTCGAGCAATACTTCTGCTGCGGGCAGTTCTCTGGTTAGCTCGATGTCTAACAGTCTGAATAATTCGCCATTTGGCAGTATTTTCAATGACGATGGCAGTTTGAACGATGCGGGGAAATCGGCAGTTAGCGGTGCGGGTTTGAGTTCCTTGTACCAACAATCTTCCTTTTCAGATCCTCTAGTTGTGAACACGCTACTTGCGGGTGCATCTTCTGCTTCGACTAATACTAGCAGTTCATCGAGCAGTGCATTTGGTAACTACCCTAGCTCGTCTAGTGTGGGTAGTACGCTCAATAATTCATCATTAAAAGATGCTTCTGCTAGTTTTGGCTACACGCCAGCGTATTACAACGATCTTAACTCAACATCTACATCCAGCAACTTGGTTGGGGGTGGGGCGACGGGGATGAACAGTCTTGCCAACAATGGCAGCGGTTTCGATCCCAATCTAAATGCGCAACTGACTAATGTGGATTTAAGTGCGCAAGCGACGACACCTGCTAATGAGCCAGTGGCAGATCCTGGTACGGGAGCGGTGGCGGACTTTAATACTCAGCCAGCCTCAGATCCTGGCACGGGAGCGGTGGCGGACTTTAATATTCAGCCAGCGTCACCTGCCGATAACAACAATACGACGATCGCTGATTTAGCACACAACCCTAATTCCGATAACTCGGACGTGCAAATTTTATCAACTAATAGCGATGCTTCGTCCGATCCTGTCACACCAAATCCTGATAGTAATGGCACGGGTGCATTCGCCGATTTCAACCAACAACCTGCCGCACCTACCATCGCTCCCACAAACGAGCAAACAGCCAATAACTACAATAACGTTACAGGTGCGATCGCCGATTTCAACCAACAACCTGCCGCACCTGCGATCGCGCCGACAAACGAGCCAACGGCAAATAATAATAATAATGGCAATAATGCGATCGGTGGTGTGATTGTGCCTGGTGCCAGTAGTCTAACCGATCCTAACAATGCGATCGCTCCTACAAACAATGATAATGGTGGCAATGCTATCGCCAATTTCAACCCACCTGAGATCGCTCCGACCAACGAGCCAACCGCAAATAACGATAATGGAGGCAATGCGATCGGTGGTGTGGTTGTTCCTGGCGCAAGTAGTCTAACCGATCCTAACAATGCGATCGCTCCGACAAATAACGATAAGGGTAGTAATGCGATCGCCAATCTCACTCCACCTGCGATCGCTCCCACAAACGAGCCAATCGCAAACAATGATAATGGGGTCAAGGATGCGATCGCCACTTTCACCCCACCAGCGATCGCTCCTACAAACGAGCAGATCGCAAACAATGATAATGGTGGCAATGCGATTAGTGGTGTGGTTGTGTCTGGTGCCAATGCGCTAACCGATCCTAACAATGCGATCGCTTCGACAAATAATAATGATGGCGGCACCAGTGGCGCATTTGCTAATGTGGCGACTTCTGGCGTGACAAACACACCTACCACGCTTGACCAAGTCGTCAATACCACAGTTCAAACTGCTACTGACTTCGCGCAAAATAATCCTGACTTAGTTTCAGCTTTGGCTGTTAATGCGATCGCGGGTGGCATCACCCCCAAATCATATGTAGACAAGGCTGCTGATTTTGTCTCCAATACGATTAATACCGCTGCCGGAGCGATTGATCGCACCATCCAGCAGGCGGCGGAAAACGATAACTACCGAGACTTGCATACTGATGACCCTGCCGAACAGGCATTTAATGGATTGGTAGCAGCGGGAAAAATACCATTGGATACGATCGCCCGCATTTGGCTGGCAGTCACTACAACCCGATCTAACCACTTATGGTAA
- a CDS encoding biotin/lipoyl-binding protein encodes MTKISASPSQLRQTREQLQSEDYACQELAKAIAELPPLYMQVLSGGICLLISAVLAWAHFSRVDEVAVANGEFVPSTEVRPVRALEGGILKAVKVKEGDKVAAGTVLIELDPSLPKAEIQRLENLVRLLKQDISRLKAEQAGKIDTGAQLQDQLLASRLRNFNSSLEKARADVSRQQGAIEVARAQLGGLEAELTFARDKERRLSGLMKTGASPRFDYIDAQSKVASLSKSIEAKTQEIYQAEQAYRAANEEVTQLTAARESEILTQLTKQQQTLADLEGQLKKSHMQRDFSTIKSSVNGVVYNVKATKTGVNIQSSCSPSCPKAKN; translated from the coding sequence ATGACGAAAATATCGGCATCGCCATCCCAACTCAGACAGACAAGAGAGCAACTGCAATCAGAAGACTACGCTTGTCAAGAATTAGCAAAGGCGATCGCCGAACTCCCTCCGCTCTACATGCAGGTACTATCAGGGGGTATTTGTTTGTTGATATCTGCTGTACTGGCTTGGGCGCATTTTAGTCGTGTCGATGAGGTTGCCGTTGCCAATGGCGAATTCGTCCCCTCAACTGAAGTTCGCCCAGTGCGTGCCCTCGAAGGTGGCATCCTCAAAGCAGTTAAAGTCAAAGAAGGTGACAAAGTTGCAGCAGGTACGGTGCTGATTGAATTAGATCCATCCCTACCCAAAGCAGAAATCCAACGTCTAGAAAATCTCGTTCGCCTGCTCAAGCAAGATATCAGTCGCTTGAAAGCAGAGCAAGCAGGTAAAATTGATACTGGCGCGCAACTTCAGGATCAGCTCTTGGCTTCGCGCTTACGCAATTTTAATAGTAGTTTGGAAAAAGCTCGTGCTGATGTTAGCCGACAACAAGGGGCTATAGAGGTTGCTCGCGCTCAGCTAGGAGGCTTAGAAGCAGAGCTAACATTTGCTAGAGATAAAGAACGCAGGCTATCGGGCTTGATGAAAACTGGCGCATCTCCCCGTTTCGATTACATCGATGCACAAAGCAAAGTAGCATCGCTCAGCAAAAGTATTGAAGCTAAAACCCAAGAAATTTACCAAGCGGAGCAAGCGTACAGAGCTGCCAATGAAGAGGTAACACAGCTAACTGCCGCCCGCGAGAGTGAAATTCTCACCCAACTTACAAAGCAGCAGCAGACCCTGGCTGATTTAGAGGGACAACTCAAGAAATCTCACATGCAGCGCGATTTCTCCACCATCAAATCCTCTGTCAATGGCGTTGTCTATAACGTCAAAGCCACCAAAACAGGAGTGAATATCCAATCGAGCTGCTCTCCATCTTGCCCGAAGGCGAAGAATTAG
- a CDS encoding peptidylprolyl isomerase — MTSQPFLIVGGYPISLAQALAYLKDAGKLQNLVDEIGRNHIITQHLQTMEPQAIIPRSLSFDLRLKALKAQIAAPKLQQYFIHNKLKLDRVILSRIVVATKGLAEELKLDIEEKKSTFEELARQYSLTPERLSNGMMGAVSRADLSETLRSEIDAAEVGNLIGPLEMQDRWCLIRLEGCLPAALDDNLKAQLETEIFEQWLTANLQNTDIKLAIHL, encoded by the coding sequence ATGACATCTCAACCTTTTCTGATTGTTGGTGGTTATCCCATCTCGCTCGCACAAGCACTGGCTTACCTCAAAGATGCAGGTAAACTTCAGAATCTAGTTGATGAAATTGGGCGCAATCATATCATTACTCAGCATCTCCAAACTATGGAGCCGCAAGCAATAATTCCTCGATCGCTATCCTTTGACTTACGACTAAAAGCCCTGAAGGCACAAATTGCCGCACCAAAACTCCAGCAATATTTTATTCACAACAAACTCAAACTAGATCGAGTAATTCTGTCCCGCATCGTCGTTGCTACTAAAGGTCTAGCCGAAGAATTAAAGCTGGATATCGAAGAAAAGAAAAGTACATTTGAAGAACTAGCAAGACAGTATTCCCTTACACCAGAAAGATTATCTAATGGCATGATGGGTGCGGTTTCTCGTGCCGATCTCTCAGAAACATTGCGCTCCGAAATCGATGCTGCTGAAGTTGGTAATTTAATTGGCCCACTAGAAATGCAAGACCGTTGGTGTTTAATACGCCTGGAAGGGTGCTTGCCCGCCGCTTTAGACGACAACCTCAAAGCGCAACTTGAAACAGAGATTTTTGAGCAGTGGCTGACCGCAAATTTACAAAATACAGACATTAAGCTAGCAATTCACCTATGA
- a CDS encoding peptidase domain-containing ABC transporter, with amino-acid sequence MNADSRLNVYCIPWDEPPFSFLTEPQKDVLLKSVKISRYAKGDLLWSTEASGQQFLLLEGQVRLRQEDGKRFTLESNDWLGDCLELSGIWTASAASDEIIMAVWQIEAWQEFRTENITAFWLLESKRYQAIDPSIPQPASGYPYIYALNPAAACLAMVSEYLKMPVSMEWIQRQLRHSQHPQDLEKVSERLGLVLCQVKASWEELPQLPLPALMYWQAETHSRWVVVYAVQGDRLIIADPVNPRKSCESVYKQAAIAAWDRYLWTVEATQQQEKFSLKWFLPAVQRYRGLLLQVLVASFFLQLVGLSTPVITQVIVDKVLVHGSLATLDVLGIALIGAAFFNLFLGVLRLYVFTHTARRLDLKLSAQLFRHLMRLPLAYFEARRVGDTVARAQELENIRQFLTGTALTVVLDAIFTFIYLILMFFYSQQLTLVSLAVLPFFAALVLVSTPILRNKLDESFNRRADGQSFLVEAVSGIHAVKAHTAEIAARQHWERLFARYTRISFHASTISNISNNLANFLTEISNLLILWVGAKLVIEQTITVGELVAFQMLSGRVTGPLLRLVQLWQNFQQVLLSVDRVGDILNAAPESEPKTGLILTDLKESIKFEKVFFRYHERQESVLKGISFCVEPGMFVGIVGRSGSGKSTISKLIQRLYLPESGQILFDDLDIKKADLLSLRQQISVVLQDDFLFNDSVYENISLGNSQILPEQVVEAARLACADEFISVLPDGYDTNIGERGTALSGGQRQRLALARLFLSNAPILILDEATSALDSETEQQVLRNLQKVRRNRTVFAIAHRFTPLKQANLILVLEKGVLVEQGNHDELLRQRGVYWSLYQGQQSSIEAI; translated from the coding sequence ATGAACGCTGATAGTAGATTAAACGTTTACTGCATTCCGTGGGATGAACCTCCTTTTAGTTTCCTCACTGAACCACAAAAAGATGTACTCCTCAAATCGGTTAAAATTTCTCGCTACGCCAAAGGAGATCTGCTCTGGTCAACAGAGGCATCGGGACAGCAATTTCTACTGCTTGAAGGTCAAGTCCGCCTACGACAAGAGGATGGCAAGCGATTTACTTTGGAAAGTAATGACTGGTTAGGAGATTGTCTGGAACTATCCGGAATATGGACTGCCAGTGCTGCTAGCGATGAGATTATTATGGCAGTTTGGCAGATTGAAGCCTGGCAAGAATTCCGCACTGAGAACATAACGGCTTTTTGGTTGCTTGAAAGTAAGCGCTACCAAGCGATCGATCCCAGCATCCCACAACCAGCATCGGGATATCCTTACATTTATGCTCTTAACCCTGCCGCTGCTTGTCTGGCAATGGTCAGCGAATATCTCAAAATGCCCGTATCGATGGAATGGATTCAACGGCAACTACGTCACAGCCAACACCCTCAAGATTTGGAAAAGGTATCCGAAAGGTTAGGTCTGGTGCTATGTCAAGTTAAAGCCAGTTGGGAAGAGTTGCCGCAACTACCATTGCCTGCCCTGATGTATTGGCAAGCAGAAACGCATAGTCGTTGGGTTGTTGTCTATGCCGTACAGGGCGATCGCCTCATTATCGCTGACCCCGTAAATCCTCGCAAATCCTGCGAAAGCGTATATAAGCAAGCTGCGATCGCTGCCTGGGATAGATATCTCTGGACAGTGGAAGCAACCCAGCAGCAGGAAAAGTTTAGCCTCAAATGGTTCTTACCTGCGGTACAAAGGTATCGCGGCTTGCTCCTACAGGTTTTAGTCGCCTCCTTCTTTCTGCAACTAGTGGGGCTATCAACTCCTGTGATTACCCAGGTTATAGTTGACAAAGTATTGGTGCATGGTAGCTTAGCTACTCTCGATGTCCTGGGCATTGCTTTAATTGGTGCTGCATTTTTCAATTTGTTTTTGGGAGTTCTGCGACTGTACGTTTTCACACATACAGCTCGTCGTCTCGATCTAAAACTATCCGCTCAGCTATTTCGACATCTCATGCGGTTGCCCCTGGCATATTTTGAAGCTCGTCGCGTTGGCGATACCGTGGCTCGTGCTCAGGAGTTAGAGAATATTCGGCAATTCCTGACTGGTACCGCCTTAACTGTGGTTTTAGATGCCATTTTCACGTTTATCTATCTAATCTTGATGTTCTTTTACAGCCAGCAACTCACTCTCGTGAGCCTGGCAGTTTTACCTTTCTTCGCGGCGCTCGTACTGGTTTCTACCCCAATTCTGCGCAACAAACTCGATGAATCCTTCAATCGACGTGCGGACGGGCAATCTTTTCTAGTGGAAGCAGTTTCTGGTATCCACGCAGTTAAAGCACACACCGCTGAAATTGCCGCACGTCAGCACTGGGAAAGATTATTTGCTCGCTATACCCGCATCAGTTTCCATGCCTCTACAATCTCCAATATCAGCAATAATCTTGCAAACTTTTTAACTGAAATCTCTAATCTCTTAATTCTATGGGTTGGAGCGAAGTTGGTAATCGAACAGACCATAACCGTAGGAGAATTAGTCGCTTTTCAAATGCTATCCGGTCGAGTTACAGGGCCACTGTTACGTCTCGTACAGCTATGGCAAAATTTCCAGCAGGTTCTTCTTTCCGTCGATCGCGTTGGTGATATCCTCAATGCCGCCCCAGAATCCGAACCTAAAACTGGTCTCATTCTCACCGACCTTAAAGAATCGATTAAATTTGAGAAAGTATTCTTTCGCTATCACGAACGCCAGGAATCAGTTCTAAAAGGGATCTCTTTCTGCGTAGAACCAGGCATGTTTGTGGGTATCGTCGGTCGTAGCGGCTCTGGCAAGAGTACAATATCCAAGCTCATCCAACGCCTATACTTACCCGAATCTGGTCAAATCCTATTTGACGATCTCGATATCAAAAAGGCAGACTTACTTTCCCTGCGGCAGCAGATTAGCGTAGTTCTGCAAGATGATTTTCTGTTTAATGACTCAGTATACGAAAATATCTCCCTTGGTAATTCTCAGATCCTACCAGAGCAAGTTGTAGAAGCAGCAAGGCTAGCATGTGCCGATGAGTTTATCTCTGTTTTGCCCGATGGCTACGATACCAATATTGGCGAACGCGGCACGGCTTTATCTGGCGGACAGCGGCAGCGACTGGCTTTAGCCCGTTTATTTCTATCCAACGCCCCCATTCTGATCCTGGATGAAGCAACTAGCGCTCTGGATAGTGAAACCGAGCAGCAGGTACTGCGCAATCTCCAAAAAGTAAGACGAAATCGCACTGTATTTGCGATCGCTCACCGTTTTACGCCACTCAAGCAAGCCAATTTAATTTTGGTTTTGGAAAAAGGTGTTTTGGTGGAGCAGGGCAATCACGACGAACTCCTGAGGCAAAGAGGTGTGTACTGGAGTCTTTACCAAGGACAGCAGTCCTCCATAGAAGCTATTTAA